The Sporomusa termitida genome has a window encoding:
- a CDS encoding HD domain-containing protein: MIGKTFIELVYESAHIQRWNDHIRPKGFTELDKQAHKMIIAFVLARFEEDDRGAVINWVNLIEGGIFEFLHRICLTDIKPSVFRELMSTHGDKLNRWVLNELKPKIDCIGEAFYNKFAKYLLEAQYFHKEKKILRAAHYLATNWEFQIIHNLNSNIYGLEETKARIDNEIEDHSDLVGVQKIWLGKKTNHFINLVGQLRFQQRWAQAPRVPETSVMGHMLIVAILAYVFSIQTGACAQRIANNYFGGLFHDLPEVLTRDIVSPVKRSVQGLEDLIKQIESRQIQEKLLPLLPSGWHKQIYYFIQDEFSNKVIVDNQIVIVGSGEIAANYNEDQYSPIDGELLKACDHFAAYIEAKLSLAHGISSRHLREGADDLYKIYEKKKIADIDFGRLFDYFK; the protein is encoded by the coding sequence GTGATTGGAAAAACCTTTATTGAATTAGTGTATGAAAGTGCCCATATTCAGCGGTGGAATGACCATATCCGGCCCAAAGGCTTTACGGAATTGGACAAGCAGGCCCACAAAATGATTATTGCTTTTGTATTGGCCAGATTTGAAGAGGATGACCGGGGCGCGGTCATTAACTGGGTCAATTTAATTGAGGGGGGAATTTTCGAATTTCTGCACAGGATTTGTTTAACAGATATAAAACCTTCGGTTTTTCGTGAGCTGATGTCTACCCATGGTGATAAACTGAACCGCTGGGTATTGAATGAATTAAAGCCGAAAATAGACTGTATTGGAGAAGCGTTTTACAATAAATTTGCCAAGTATCTCCTAGAGGCACAATATTTTCACAAAGAAAAGAAAATCCTGCGGGCCGCCCATTATCTGGCGACTAACTGGGAGTTCCAGATTATCCACAACCTTAATTCGAACATCTATGGCTTAGAAGAAACAAAGGCCAGAATTGACAATGAGATTGAAGATCATTCCGACCTGGTTGGCGTGCAGAAAATCTGGTTAGGAAAAAAGACTAATCATTTTATCAATCTCGTCGGGCAATTAAGATTTCAGCAAAGGTGGGCTCAAGCGCCCAGAGTGCCGGAGACCTCGGTGATGGGGCACATGTTAATTGTAGCAATACTTGCCTATGTATTTTCGATACAGACCGGGGCTTGCGCCCAACGGATTGCCAACAACTATTTTGGCGGGTTGTTTCATGACCTGCCGGAGGTTTTGACCAGAGACATCGTTTCCCCGGTGAAAAGATCAGTACAAGGGCTGGAAGATCTGATCAAGCAAATCGAGAGCCGCCAGATTCAGGAAAAGCTGCTGCCGCTGTTGCCTTCAGGCTGGCATAAACAGATCTATTATTTTATTCAGGATGAGTTCAGCAATAAGGTTATTGTCGACAACCAGATAGTAATTGTGGGTTCAGGGGAAATAGCCGCTAACTATAATGAAGATCAATATTCGCCGATTGATGGTGAATTGCTGAAAGCCTGTGACCATTTTGCCGCCTACATCGAAGCCAAGCTTTCTTTAGCCCATGGCATTAGTTCGCGGCACCTCCGGGAGGGCGCTGATGATCTGTACAAGATTTATGAAAAGAAAAAAATAGCAGATATTGACTTTGGCCGGCTTTTTGATTATTTTAAGTAA
- a CDS encoding 4'-phosphopantetheinyl transferase family protein, with product MLIRIMELTATQFISDSPLLLPAGEVQLWPVSIQDFACGSKELAMLLSAEETGRMKQFRFPQDRLRFLVAHGLLRRMIGQYLNIASGRILLESGSKGKPELYGKHGQELFAFNISHSHNLVVLAFARAHKLGVDVEHIRCMPDFPEIVACFFHPQEKAAFQRHPYGARQQAFFDCWTCKEAFVKATGEGLNRSLDSFCITSNSENNNTRLNVTGEGISTASWNIAPFRPAPGYAGAVAFEV from the coding sequence TTGCTAATCCGGATTATGGAATTGACTGCCACCCAGTTTATTTCAGACTCGCCTTTGCTGTTGCCGGCCGGTGAAGTCCAACTCTGGCCGGTTTCTATACAAGACTTCGCGTGCGGGAGCAAGGAACTGGCTATGCTGCTTTCGGCAGAAGAAACCGGCCGGATGAAGCAGTTTCGTTTTCCCCAAGACCGGTTGCGTTTTCTTGTGGCCCATGGACTGCTGCGGCGGATGATCGGGCAATATCTGAATATTGCTTCCGGCCGGATTTTGCTCGAAAGCGGCTCTAAGGGCAAGCCTGAACTATATGGAAAGCACGGCCAGGAGCTATTTGCCTTTAATATTTCCCACTCGCATAATCTGGTAGTTTTGGCTTTTGCCAGAGCTCACAAACTTGGTGTTGATGTGGAACATATCCGGTGTATGCCGGATTTCCCGGAAATAGTGGCGTGCTTTTTTCATCCCCAGGAAAAAGCAGCTTTTCAGCGCCATCCCTACGGTGCAAGGCAGCAGGCTTTTTTTGATTGCTGGACATGTAAAGAGGCATTTGTCAAGGCGACAGGGGAGGGTTTGAACCGTTCCTTAGATTCCTTTTGCATCACGAGCAACAGTGAAAATAACAATACCAGGCTCAACGTGACCGGCGAAGGGATCAGTACTGCAAGCTGGAATATTGCTCCCTTTAGACCTGCCCCAGGTTATGCCGGTGCTGTTGCTTTCGAGGTTTAA
- a CDS encoding cation-translocating P-type ATPase — protein sequence MWFSKAPEQALNEFTVNPATGLTTEEAKARLAKYGENKLKGKPKKGLIALFFTHLQDMLIYVLLGAAVITVFIGEYVDAVIILLVVVLNAVIGVVQEYKAEKAIEALQDMTTPRALVKRDGEVREINSEEIVPGDIIVLDAGRFVPADLRLIDSANLKIEESSLTGESVPSEKNANAIHENSKTPIGDQSNMAFMSTLATYGRGEGVVVATAMATEIGRIATILDEDIEEMTPLQKRLDELGKILGFLAIGICVLIFIIALFQQRDLFEMFITAISLAVAAIPEGLPAIVAIVLALGVTRMSKINAIVKKLPAVESLGSVNIICSDKTGTLTQNKMTVVKLYTFGNVKDIPAAGTGLEAGQDEQELIKSFVLCSDATYENGQSTGDPTEVALVVLGEKYDLARRTLHAEYKRVGEKPFDSERKLMSTLNKEENAYRVHTKGAIDNILELSTTALVNGRIVPLTAEMKATYLKVAEEMSDHALRVLGAAFKNTDRKLEQADMETDLTVIGLVGMIDPPRIEVRDSIHEAINAGITPIMITGDHKNTAVAIARELGIATSIEQSITGAELDQLSEEEFLSKINNYRVFARVSPEHKVKIVKAYQAHGNVVSMTGDGVNDAPSLKNADIGVAMGITGTDVAKGASDMILTDDNFTTIVHAIEEGRNIYNNIKKSVIFLLSCNLGEVVAIFVSVLCYWPLPLMATHLLWINLITDTLPAIALGIDPGNKDVMKKKPRDPKESFFANGDGFRAVMGGLLIGSLTLAAFYFGLREYGYSLGSRSIPDEVLTYARTMAFVVLAGSQLFYSLAMRDPDKSIFQIGLFSNKFLIGAILVGFILQFAVISVPFLAAAFKVQMLSAHDWGLVILFSLVPLVLKESSKLFTRTSGN from the coding sequence ATGTGGTTCTCAAAAGCACCGGAACAGGCGCTGAACGAATTTACTGTCAACCCGGCGACCGGGCTGACTACGGAAGAAGCCAAAGCCAGACTGGCCAAGTATGGCGAAAATAAGCTAAAGGGCAAACCCAAGAAAGGGTTAATCGCGTTATTTTTCACCCATCTGCAGGATATGCTGATTTACGTCTTGCTGGGGGCAGCAGTTATTACTGTTTTTATTGGCGAATATGTTGACGCGGTTATTATCCTGCTGGTAGTTGTTTTAAATGCAGTTATCGGTGTTGTGCAGGAATACAAAGCGGAAAAGGCCATCGAAGCCCTGCAGGACATGACAACCCCCAGAGCACTTGTAAAACGTGATGGCGAGGTCAGGGAAATTAATTCCGAGGAGATTGTCCCCGGTGATATCATCGTCCTTGATGCCGGCCGCTTTGTCCCTGCCGATCTCAGGCTGATCGACAGCGCCAATCTTAAAATAGAGGAATCATCGCTTACCGGCGAATCTGTTCCGTCTGAGAAAAATGCCAATGCTATACATGAAAATTCTAAAACCCCGATTGGGGACCAGTCCAATATGGCATTTATGTCAACTTTAGCCACCTATGGCCGGGGGGAAGGCGTTGTTGTCGCCACGGCGATGGCTACGGAGATTGGCCGGATTGCCACGATACTGGATGAAGATATTGAAGAAATGACGCCCTTGCAAAAGCGGCTTGATGAGCTGGGCAAAATCTTAGGGTTTCTGGCTATCGGCATATGTGTGCTTATATTTATTATCGCCCTTTTCCAACAACGTGATTTATTCGAGATGTTCATCACCGCCATAAGTCTGGCAGTGGCGGCTATTCCGGAAGGGCTGCCGGCTATTGTTGCCATTGTTCTGGCCCTGGGGGTTACCAGAATGTCCAAAATCAACGCCATCGTCAAAAAACTCCCGGCCGTGGAATCACTGGGGTCTGTAAACATTATTTGTTCAGACAAAACAGGAACCCTGACTCAGAATAAGATGACAGTGGTAAAACTTTATACTTTCGGCAATGTAAAGGATATCCCGGCGGCGGGCACAGGACTGGAAGCCGGACAGGACGAGCAGGAGCTGATAAAATCCTTTGTATTGTGTTCTGATGCAACCTATGAAAATGGACAAAGCACCGGTGACCCCACCGAGGTGGCATTGGTTGTCCTGGGGGAAAAATATGACCTGGCCAGGAGAACGCTGCATGCCGAGTATAAACGGGTTGGCGAAAAACCATTTGATTCGGAACGGAAATTAATGTCGACCCTCAATAAAGAAGAAAATGCCTATCGGGTTCATACCAAAGGGGCGATCGATAATATTCTGGAATTATCAACCACGGCCTTAGTGAATGGCCGGATTGTTCCCCTAACAGCCGAGATGAAAGCAACCTATCTAAAGGTTGCCGAAGAAATGTCAGATCATGCCTTGCGCGTTCTGGGCGCGGCCTTTAAAAACACAGACCGTAAGCTTGAGCAGGCCGACATGGAAACAGACTTAACCGTGATTGGGTTAGTGGGTATGATTGATCCGCCCCGGATTGAGGTCCGCGATTCCATCCATGAAGCGATAAATGCCGGCATTACACCGATTATGATTACCGGCGACCATAAAAATACGGCAGTAGCCATCGCCCGGGAACTGGGGATCGCCACCAGCATCGAGCAGAGTATTACCGGTGCCGAGCTGGATCAATTATCGGAGGAGGAGTTTTTAAGTAAAATAAACAATTACCGGGTCTTCGCCAGAGTGTCGCCGGAGCATAAGGTCAAAATCGTAAAAGCCTATCAGGCCCACGGCAACGTTGTGTCTATGACCGGTGACGGCGTCAATGACGCTCCCTCATTAAAGAACGCCGATATCGGTGTCGCGATGGGGATCACCGGGACTGACGTTGCTAAGGGTGCCAGTGATATGATTCTTACCGATGATAACTTTACAACGATCGTCCATGCCATTGAAGAAGGCCGGAACATTTACAACAATATCAAGAAATCGGTTATATTCCTGCTTTCCTGCAATCTGGGCGAGGTTGTGGCCATATTCGTTTCCGTCCTGTGCTACTGGCCGTTACCGCTTATGGCCACTCATTTGCTGTGGATTAACCTGATTACAGATACCCTGCCGGCGATTGCCCTTGGTATTGATCCCGGCAATAAAGATGTCATGAAGAAAAAACCCCGTGACCCCAAAGAAAGCTTCTTTGCCAACGGAGACGGCTTCAGAGCGGTCATGGGCGGCCTCCTGATCGGGAGCCTTACGCTCGCCGCCTTCTATTTTGGCTTGCGGGAATACGGCTACAGCCTGGGCTCAAGGTCTATCCCGGACGAGGTGCTGACCTATGCCCGAACGATGGCGTTTGTAGTCCTGGCCGGTTCCCAGTTATTCTACTCCTTAGCCATGCGCGACCCGGACAAGTCCATTTTCCAAATTGGCTTATTCTCTAATAAGTTTCTGATTGGTGCAATCCTGGTCGGGTTTATTTTACAGTTTGCTGTCATCTCCGTACCGTTCCTGGCTGCGGCCTTTAAGGTCCAAATGCTTTCTGCACACGACTG